GTGGCGAGCTCTCTCATTTAACCCCAGAACGAGTATGGCAAGAATGGGAAAAATCATTATCAAGTAAACACCCAAATATTTTTCTTTCTGTACTCAAAGAATGTGGTGCATTAGCGGTCGTATTGCCGGAAATTGATGCTTTATTTGGCGTTCCTCAACCAGAACAATGGCACCCAGAAATTGATACTGGAATGCATACATTGATGGTTTCTCAGCAAGCATCATTACTAAGTACCTCACTTCCAATACGCTTTGCAGCGCAAGTTCATGATTTAGGTAAGGGGATTACTCCTGAATCAGAATGGCCAAGCCACAAAATGCATTGCCATACAGGGATAAAAGTAATCAAGAATTTGTGTAAGCGAGTTCGAGTCCCTAATGAATACAAAGAGCTAGCCTTATTGGTTTGTGAGCATCACACAAATGTCCACAGAGCTTCAGAACTACGAGCACAAACCTTTATCAAGATATTCGATAAAATGGACTTATGGCGTAAACCAGAACGTTTAGAATCGATTCTATTGTGCTGCCAAGCCGATCATGCAGGGCGACTAGGGTTAGAGTTAAATCCATACCCTCAAAAAGAACGAATGGAATCCGCATTTAATGCAGCACAACATGTAGAGGTAAAAGAAGTGGTCGCAGCAGGGTTTAAAGGACCAGAAATCAGAGATGAATTAACCAAGAGAAGAATTGAAGCTGTCAAAGTGGCACTTTTAATAAACTAGAATTAAAAAGTGGTTGTTAATAAGTTCATCACTTACAACAACCACCTTAATCTAGACTCTAATTATTACGTTAACGCTAACCAAGCAAGTAGGCTCGTCCCTAACAATAATCGATATATAACAAATGGCGTCATTCCCATACTCGAAATCAGTTTCAAGAAAAAGTGAATACAAATATAAGCACTAATAAATGAAACAATAATACCGGTACCTAAGAAACCAAAGTGAATAATCGCATCACTTAATGCTAATTTTAAACCAAGATAAGAACCAGCTAAGGTAATAATTGGTATCGACATTAAGAAAGAAAAACGCGCTGCCGCCTCACGGGTAAAGCCAAGATACAACGCCGCTGTGATTGTGATACCTGAGCGTGATGTTCCTGGGATCATAGCTGCTGCCTGAGCAATACCAAGGAACAAGGCTTTTTTCCACGTCATTTCATATTCATCTTTAACAAGCGTTGAGTTTTTGTCTACCCACCACAGTAATAGACCAAACACGATAGTCGTTATCGCAATCACCCAAGCACTACGTAAATAAACTTCAATGAAGTCTTTAAACATCAGCCCACATACTGCGGCAGGAATCGTTGATAATATAATTAACCACGCTAGTTTAGATTCTTTATTGTGTTCTTTTTTTACAATAGAGAAAGTCCAAGCAGAAAGTAATGTCACTACTTCTTTTCTGAAATACATAACAACCGCGGCTAACGTACCAACATGAACAGCAACATCAAAAGCTAAACCTTGATCAGACCAACCAAGTACCTCCGACGGTAAAATTAAATGAGCCGAACTAGATATTGGTAAAAATTCAGTAAATCCTTGCAATAAAGCAAGAAAAAATGCTTCAAAATACGTCATTACATCTCTTAAATAATCAATGTCAAAGTGACAGGTGTTAATGATTGAGTTCTAGGGAAACCCGCCCATATTTCACTAATGGTTTTATCTGTACTTGGAATAACCAATTCAGGATTTAATTCAACCATAGGCAAAATCACAAAAGCGAACTTAAAAAGATCGCTTCTTGGTAATGTTGGAGCTAATTTAGATACGACATTATCATAAAGTAAAATATCAAGATCTAAGGTTCTATCTTGATTTTTTTGTGCTTGGGGCTTGCGACCCCACTTAATCTCGATAGCACGCAAATAATCGCCTAACAAAGATAAACTGTGCTTTGTTTCAAGCTCAACAACAAAATTAAAGAAATTATCCCCCGAAAAACCAACCGGTTCCGCTTCATAAATTGTTGATACTTTTTTTAACTTACCCAATTGCTTTAGCTCTGTTATTGCTATTTTTGCGTGTTTTTCAGGATCAATATTGGAACCTACACCGATATACACAGTGCTCATTTTGATCCTCGTTCAATCACCACACCAACACTGTGCGCGTTAACTACCGCACCAGGTTTTGATAAATGAATGCGAACCCAAGGAACAGAAAAACGAGTCATTATTAGCTCGGCAATTTCTTCTGCCACTCGCTCAACAAGTAAAAAACGCCCTTGTTGAATATGCGCAGTAACCGCGTCGCTGACTTCTGCATAATTTAAGCATTGCTCTACATTATCAGAATCCGCGGCTGGTTTATTATCGTGAGCCATATCAATATCTAATACTAGCTTCTGTTTAATGCCCTGTTCCCACTCATAAACACCAATGGTTGTAATAACTTCAAGTTGTTTTATAAATACTAAATCCATCTTTGATCACACTTTTTATTAAGAGGTCGGATACCCATCAAAAGAAAAACAACGTAATATTGTTATTACCTTGCTCAATGTGTAGAGCAATATACTATAAAAGTTATTTCTGATCGCTGTTGAACACTTAAATAAAGGCTCATTCATGACTCCTCTTGCGCTAATTATGATCATCATCGCCTATCTACTGGGATCGATCTCTAGTGCTGTGCTTATTTGTCGATTAAGAGGCTTACCCGATCCTAGAACATCAGGATCTCAAAACCCTGGTGCAACCAATGTATTCCGACTGGGTGGAAAAGGGGCGGCAGGTCTGGTTCTACTGTGTGATATTTTAAAAGGAATGTTACCGGTATGGGGAGGTTACTTTCTTGAGAGCAATCCACTACTACTTGGCATTATTGCTATTGCGGCGTGCTTAGGGCATATGTATCCGCTTTTTTTCCATTTTAAAGGAGGGAAAGGCGTCGCTACCGCATTAGGTGCACTGGCTCCTATCGGTTTAGATCTAACTGGTCTTCTATTTGGAACTTGGGTCGTAATCGTACTAATTACTGGATATTCTTCGTTAGCCTCAATGGCCACCGCATTACTCGCCCCTTTATTCACGTGGCTTGTGAAACCTCAATATACGTTACCCGTTGCGATGCTTTCATGCTTAATCGTCTTAAAACATCACGAAAATATTCGACGTTTTTTTGCCGGAAAAGAAAAGAAAATTTGGTAAAGAAAAAGGGACTAATAAGTCCCCCTTCTTTATTTCGTAAAAAAGATCCATTACGATCTCTGTCGATCTTTTCTTATTTAATCGGTGCTAATTGATCTATCGGCCAACGAGGTTTAGCTTGAACGGCCAAATCTGTTGTTTCGCCATTTTTCAAACGTTGCATTCCTGCATAAGCAATCATCGCACCGTTATCCGTACAAAACTCAGTTCGAGGGTAAAATACCTCGCCACCAATTTTCTTCATCATGGCTTCTAATTCCTGACGAAGATACGTATTTGCACTCACACCACCCGCCATCACCAATCGCTTCATACCTGTTTGTTTTAAAGCACGACGACACTTTATCGCTAACGTATCCGCCACTGCTTCTTGGAAAGCAAATGCAATATCTGCACGAGTCTGTTCATCGTCATCATTTGCTCGAATGGTATTTGCAGCAAATGTTTTTAATCCTGAAAAACTAAAATCAAGTCCCGGACGATCAGTCATTGGGCGAGGGAATTTAAAACGACCTTTCACACCCGCTTCCGCTAATTTAGAAAGTCGTGGGCCACCTGGGTAATCTAATCCCATTAATTTTGCCGTTTTATCAAACGCTTCACCCGCAGCATCATCCACAGATTCTCCAAGAATTTGATAATCACCAATGCCTTTAACTTCAACCATCAACGTATGTCCGCCAGACACGAGCAATGCAACAAACGGAAACTCCGGTGGATTATCTTCCAGCATTGGAGCCAATAAATGTCCTTCCATATGATGAACAGGAATCGCAGGTACATCCCATGCGTACGCAATGCTACGACCAATAGTTGAACCAACCAATAACGCACCAACCAAACCAGGGCCAGCGGTATACGCAATACCATCAATATCATCTTTTGTCATGCCAGCATCATTTAATGCCGCTTGAATCAGTGGAATTGTTTTTTTAACATGATCACGAGACGCTAATTCAGGTACTACACCACCATAATCTGCGTGTAACTTAACTTGGCTGTACAGCTGATGAGCCAATAGCCCTTTTTCGTCATCATAAATAGCCACACCCGTTTCATCACACGAGGTTTCAATACCTAAAATTCGCATATTTTTCTCTGTTACCTGTTAATTTATCGCCATATTACCTACATCCCTAAGCTAGCTCAAGCAAGGAGATGACTAGCATAGCTAAAATAAACAAAGAAATTACTCAATTCTTAATCAAGAATGCTTTACAAAACGACGTGATCGGATTAAAATTCGGCACCAATTTGAATAATAGCTGGTTAATTATAACTACCAGCGAATTGACTAACACCTGAGGTGAAAGGCATATGCCAGTAGTTAAAGTACGTGAAAACGAACCGTTCGACGTTGCACTACGTCGTTTCAAGCGCTCTTGCGAAAAAGCAGGTATTCTTTCTGAAGTTCGCCGTCGTGAGCATTACGAAAAACCTACTACAGTACGTAAACGCGCTAAAGCAGCAGCTCAAAAGCGTCATGCTAAGAAGTTGTCTCGCGAAAACGCACGTCGCGTTCGCCTGTACTAATAACTTACCTAACTATTTAGGACTAAGTTATGGCTCTAATTGAACAACTCAAAGACGAGCAAAAGTTAGCGATGAAAGCCAAGGACAAATTACGCCTTGGCACAATTCGTTTAGCTTTATCTGAAATTAGACAACGTGAAATCGATGGTCATACAACTTTGTCTGACGATGATATCATTGCTGTGTTAACTAAGATGGTTAAACAACGTCGTGATTCAGTGTCGCAGTTTACTGCCGCTGGTCGTGATGATCTTGCAGATAAAGAGAGTGCTGAGATTTTAGTACTTGATGATTTTATGCCGCAAGCACTTACCGATGAAGAAGTTGCTGAGTTATTAGACAAAGCAATTATTGAATCTGGTGCTGCTGGAATGCAAGATATGGGCAAGGTGATGGGCGTGTTAAAACCTCAAATCCAAGGCCGCGCTGACATGGGTAAAGTAAGCCAACTCGTCAAATCGAAACTGGCTTAATACTACTCTATTTATAAAGCAAGCCGTGCTATCTTTGATATGCACGGCTTGTTTGTATCTGAGATAATATAAACACTAGAATAGTATGAAAAACCATTGAGGTAAGAAGTAGCATGTCCGGACATATCCCTCGTAGTTTTATTGATGAACTTTTAAATCGACACGATATTGTCGACATCATCGACACTAGAGTAAAACTAAAAAAACAAGGGAAAAACTACGGTGCTTGTTGCCCTTTTCATAATGAAAAAAGTCCTTCTTTCTCTGTAAGCCAAGAAAAGCAATTCTATCACTGCTTTGGCTGTGGCGTTCATGGTAATGCCATTGATTTCTTAATGGAATTCGACCGTCTTGAGTTTGTAGAAGCCATCGAAGAACTTGCTTCAATGCTTGGTTTAGATGTTCCTCGCGAACAGCGTAGTGGCTTTAGTGCGCCTTCTGGCCCAACCGCAAATTCAGAACAAAAACGCAGTTTATACGATCTAATGGGCGGTATTAGTCAGTTTTATCGTTCTCAATTAAAATCCGCTAATAACATTGTTGCAATTAACTACCTTAAAGAACGCGGTCTCTCTAGTGAGATTGCTCAAAAATTTGGGGTTGGTTATATTGCTGATGAATGGGAATTAGTGAAAAATAACTTCGGTCGCGACAAAGCATCACAAGATGCTTTAGTGAGTGGCGGGATGTTAATTGAAAACGATAAAGGGCGACGCTATGATCGCTTTCGTGGTCGAGTCATGTTTCCTATTCGAGATCGTCGCGGACGCGTTATTGGTTTTGGTGGTCGAGTTATTGGTGAAGGTACACCGAAATACTTAAATTCTCCAGAAACGCCTATTTTCCATAAAGGCAAAGAACTTTATGGCTTATACGAAGCATTACAAGCGTATAAAGACCTGCCTCAAGCTTTGGTTGTTGAAGGCTATATGGATGTTGTCGCCCTTGCTCAATTCGGTGTAGATTATGCCGTTGCCTCCCTAGGCACAGCAACTACCGGCGATCATATGCAATTACTTTTCCGTCAAACAAGCACTGTCGTATGTTGTTACGATGGAGACAGAGCGGGTCGGGAAGCGGCATGGCGAGCAATGGAACAAGCGCTTCCCTACCTCAATGATGGCCGCCAATTAAAATTCATGTTTTTACCCGACGGTGAAGATCCAGATACCTATATCCGTCAATATGGTAAAGAAGCCTTCGAGCGAGAAATCGCTCAATCTGAATCATTGATTAATTTCATGTTTAGAAGCTTGATTGATCAAGTAGATACAAGCAGCCGAGAAGGCAAAGCAAAACTCACAACACTTGCTGTTCCTCTCATAGACAAAGTTCCTGGTGGTACGTTACGCCTTTATTTACGTGAGCAACTTGGCAAAACGCTTGGAATTATGGATGAAAGCCAATTACAGCAACTAATATCTAAACAAGGTGCTCCTGAAACCAAGCGACAGGTACAACCAGATATTAAACGAACAGCGATGCGCGAAGTCATTACGTTGTTATTACAAAATCCAAATTTAGCTCAATTAGTCCCAGATTTAAGCAGTGTTCAAGATATTCCACTGCCGGGTTTAAGTTTATTTCTACAATTACTTGAAAATTGCCGACATAATCCCCATATCACTACAGGCCAATTATTAGAATATTGGCGCGGTGATAAAAATGAAAAACTATTATCACGCTTGGCAGCATGGGAACTCCATATAGACCAAGACAATATACAAGATGTATTTATGGATTCGCTGGACAACATTTTAGCCCAGTGCATCAACCAACAAATTGAAAGTTTGCAGACGAAAGAAAGAACGCTTGGCTTATCAGTCGAAGAAAAACGGGAGCTACTAGCCTTAATGCTAGAATTAAAAGCATAGAATCCCGACATCGTCATCAATAAAAAAATTTGTTATTATTTGTGGTTTGCATTTCGCATACTAATTCTGTCACACAGACCAAAAGTAGGAACCGTCTATGGATCAAAATCCGCAGTCACAGCTAAAATTACTTGTAATTAAAGGCAAGGAACAAGGCTATCTGACCTACGCAGAAGTTAACGATCACCTACCAGAAGAAATTGTAGATTCTGAGCAGGTTGAAGATATTATTCAAATGATCAATGACATGGGTATCAAAGTGGTTGAAACCGCTCCTGATGCCGATGATATGTCATTGAATGATGATGATGCCGTAACTGATGAAGATGCAGCAGAAGCCGCTGCAGCCGCACTATCAAGTGTTGAAAGTGAAATTGGCCGTACTACGGACCCAGTTCGTATGTATATGCGTGAAATGGGTACCGTTGAACTTCTTACTCGTGAAGGCGAAATCGACATCGCTAAACGTATTGAAGAAGGCATCAATGAGGTTCAGTGTTCTGTTGCTGAATTCCCAGGCGCTATTTCATACTTACTAGAACAGTTTGATAAAGTTCAAGCCGAAGAAATTCGCTTAACTGACATCATCTCTGGTTTTGTTGATCCTAATGATGACGGTTCAGCGGCACCAACTGCGACTCATATCGGCTCAGAATTGAGCGAATCAGATCTTGCTGATGAAGATAAAGAAGCAAAAGATGATGAGGAAGAAGATGTAGGTATCGATCCAGAGCTTGCTTTGGAAAAATTCACTCAACTTCGTACTTCTTATCATAACATGCAACTTGCTTTCGAAGAGCATGGTCGTGATAACGGAAAAGCTCGTGAAGCAATCGGTGAACTCACTGATGTATTCCGTGAATTCAAACTGATCCCTAAACAATTTGATTTTCTTGTTCGTGAAATGCGTGGCAGCATGGATCGTGTTCGTACACAAGAACGCTTAATTATGCGTATGTGTGTTGAATACGGGAAAATGCCTAAGAAGTCATTTATTGCTCTGTTCTCAGGCAATGAAGCTTCTGACGAATGGTTTAACGAAATTCTTGCGTCAGATAAGCCATACGTAGAACGCCTAAAGCGTTACGAAGAAGACATTCGCCGTTCAATTAAGAAAATTAACAGCATTGTTAAAGAAACAGGTTTACCAGTTGTAAATATCAAAGACATCAGCCGTCGTATGTCTATCGGTGAAGCGAAAGCTCGTCGTGCGAAAAAAGAAATGGTTGAAGCAAACTTACGTCTTGTTATCTCAATTGCAAAAAAATACACAAACCGTGGTTTACAATTCTTGGATCTTATTCAAGAAGGTAACATTGGTCTAATGAAAGCCGTTGATAAATTTGAATACCGTCGTGGTTATAAGTTCTCAACTTATGCGACATGGTGGATCCGTCAAGCTATCACTCGTTCAATTGCCGACCAAGCACGTACTATTCGTATTCCTGTACACATGATTGAAACGATCAATAAATTGAATCGTATTTCACGTCAAATGCTACAAGAAATGGGTCGCGAACCATTACCTGAAGAACTTGCTGAACGCATGCAAATGCCAGAAGACAAGATCCGTAAGGTTTTGAAAATTGCAAAAGAACCTATTTCAATGGAAACACCAATTGGTGATGATGAAGATTCGCACCTAGGTGATTTCATCGAGGATAATACCCTTGAACTTCCTGTTGATTCTGCAACTTCAACCAGTTTGAAATTTGCAACTAACGATGTTCTTGCTGGTTTAACACCTCGTGAAGCAAAAGTACTTCGTATGCGTTTCGGTATTGATATGAATACTGACCATACGCTAGAAGAAGTGGGCAAGCAATTTGACGTAACACGTGAACGTATTCGTCAAATCGAAGCAAAAGCGCTTCGTAAATTGCGTCATCCAAGTCGTTCTGAAGTATTACGTAGTTTCTTAGACGAATAATAATTACGATTATTCATCAATAGAATCAAAAAGGTGGGCTTAGGCTCACCTTTTTTCGATCTAAATCCATATTTTTGACTAACTGATTAAAAAGCAAACGCCTTCTCTCTAGACACCCTTTTCATCTTCCCCTATAATCACCACCTAGTAAGGCCCCTTAGCTCAGTGGTTAGAGCGCACGACTCATAATCGTTCGGTCCCCAGTTCAAATCTGGGAGGGGCCACCAAATTAAAAAAGCCAGATAAGTATCACTACTTATCTGGCTTTTTGTCATTGAGAGAAAAGCGATTTGTTTTCTTCTTTTTCTCCAGTAATACATACCCAATGAGTATGGAGAAAACAGAGAGTTCAATCATTGCTCTTATTAATCCAGAAGTGAATATCGCAGCCATAATCAATAAAATCACAACGCTAATGATCCCTTTATTATTCATTCTCAATTCCTTTGATACGCCATAGAAAAATCCATTATTCAATATTAAGCGAGCATTGAAAAATAGCCTTTTCCTCTATCAAAGAACCAATTGCACTATCCATCCCTCAGAATCAATCATTCGCACCTTGGATATTAAATAAACCTACCTATACTGATAACGAATTAATTTGATTATGGAGTTATCAATGAAAAGAATATTACTTCCGCTTGTTCTAGCAACATCCCCACTTTTCGCTATTGCAAATGAGGATATTTCAACACAAGGACCTAAAATCAGTGGCGTTTATATTGGTGCAGGCTTCGGCACTTTTGGGTACTCAGAAGAAGATTCTTGGGGATACAATAGTAACGAGATTTCAGCAAAGGCGGATGGTAACTCCACTAAAATTTATCTTGGTTATCAATTTAATAAAATAGTCGGCATTAGAAGGGACCTATACTGATTATGGAACAGCAAAAGCCAAAGTAGGTAACTATTCAATGAAGCCAACCTCTATCTCATTAGCGGCTAATTTAGGCTACACCTTTGATAATGGGCTTAGACCTTTTGGCTTAGTTGGTATGTCTAGCTTAGATTTAAATCAAAATGAAGAATTGTTAACTGATGATAAAGGCGCCGCATTTAAATTTGGGTTTGGTGTTGAATATACCCCAACAGCATTGAACGGCATTCAATTTAGAGCCGCTTATGAAATGGACTTATATTCTGTGGAGTATCTCGATTATCAAAGCGGCAGCGGCTTAACCACAGAGACCAACTTATACTCATTGGATTCCCTTTATGTAGGTGCTTCCTATAAATTTTAAATCCAATCTATCTCAATAAATAAGCAGTAATCGACAAATAAGTAAGTTACTGCTCTTATTGATAATAAAAACACAAAATCCCCTTTGACCTCCCTACTTTTTTTCATTTCTTGATATACACTTAACGCATTTAGAGAGACTTAGATCTCGATATAACATCAACAACAAAAACCAAGAAAGGTTATATATGTACAATCTTGCGACCAACCTTGAGCGTAACGCCACATTTCGTCCAAATAATATTGCCCTAATTTTTCATGACCTAAAGATGACTTATTCAGAGCTCAATAAAAAAGTAAATGCCATTGCTGATCATCTAACACAACTGCACATCCAACCCGATGACAAAATCGCACTTTCGTGCCCAAATACCCCTGAGTTTGTTATCGCTTATTACGCAATACAAAAAATAGGTGCAGTAGTCGTTCCTCTCAACGTAATGTTGAAAAGTGATGAAGTTGCTTATCATTTAAAAGACTCCGACGCTGTTGCTCTTATTTCATACCAAGGCTCTGATGCAATGCCGATAGGTAAATTTGGTTATGATGGCTACGAAAAAGCCGATTTTTGTGAGCATTTCATTTTAATTGAGACGACCGAATCACAGAAACCAGTTGCTGCGTATTCTTTTAATCAATGGTTAAACACTGGCAGAGATACCTTTGATACCGTTTGCAGAACCGCTCAAGACAGCTGTGTAATTTTATATACCTCTGGAACAACAGGTACAGCAAAAGGCGCAGAATTAAGTCAAAGTAATATGCTTTGTAATGCACAGGCTTGCCAATCATTAACGAACCAAAAAGGAACGGACGTTAGCATTGCCATACTTCCTCTTTTCCATACGTTTGGCCAATCGTTAATAATGAACACCTCTATCTTAGCTGGCAGTGCATTAGTGCTTATTTCTCGCTTTGTACCTAAAACCGTTTTGCAGCAAATTCATGAGCATAAAGTTACGCACCTTGCTGGTGTGCCTACCATGTTTATTGGGTTGCTTGCTTATGCCGAAAAAAATAAAGGTGACTACCTAAAAGAAATAGCACAAACATTAAAAGTGGCCATTTCAGGTGGGGCTTCAATGCCGATAGAAGTACTAAAGCAATTTGAAGAGAAACTACAAGTTCCTGTCATTGAAGGTTACGGTTTATCTGAATCATCTCCGGTAGCGGCTTTTAATCATCTAGAGTTTCAACGCAAGCCCGGCAGTATTGGTCAACCCTTGCCGGGCATAACAATGAAAGTCATCGATAAAAATGGTCATGAATTACCTGTAGGACAAGAAGGCGAATTGGTAATCCGAGGTCATAATGTGATGAAAGGCTATTACAAAAAGCCCCAGGAAACAGCAAAAACCATTATTGATGGCTGGCTTCATACCGGAGATATTGTACGCTTTGATGACGAAGGTTATATCTATGTCGTTGACCGCTTAAAAGAGCTGATCATTAGCGGTGGCTATAATGTGTATCCACGAGAAGTTGAAGAAGTGTATATGAAGCACCCTTCGGTTCATTTGGTGGCAGTAATTGGCATTGAACACCCTCGATTTGGGGAAGAAGTAAAAGCATTTGTTATTTTAAAAGAAGGCCACTCAATATCAGAAAAAGAATTGATAAAATGGAGCAAGCAACATTTAGCCGACTATAAATGCCCTAAACATCTCGATATCGTTGAAGCTCTACCAATGACAGCAACGGGGAAAATCTTAAAGCGAATGCTAAAACCTTAACTCTCCCCTCACCACTATTTTTGCAGGTATATTCCCACACAAAGAATAGGTATATACTTGCGGAACAATTTAATAATTGGATAACTACCATGTCGAATAAAACAAATAAAGGCATTTGGTTTGCCTACATTGCCAGCCTTCTTACTCCGTTAACATTAATGGTCTCAGGTATTGTTGCCATCATATACGCTGGTTATCAAATGAATAAAGGGACTAATGACGAAGTCATTAATAGTCACTACTATGCCATTATCAAGAGCTTCTTTTTGTTTCTCACTTTCTTTGTTGTTCTTGGTGTTACTGCTGCAACAATGAGTGGAATGGTTGCCGGCTTAGAGTACTGGGTACATAGCTCTATTTTAGAGAAAATCTATTCTGCTATTCCCGTTATTGGTGCAATAATTTCATTATTAGCAATTGGGACTTGGTTTGTAAAATTAGCTAAAGGTATGCAAAAACTTAAGGCATATCAACCAATTGAAAATCAATAATAAAAAGGCACTCTATGTGCCTTTTTTGATTTGTAAAATAAATATTTGCTAACGAACATAACAACAAGAAAGTGATCTTCATCAGTTTTACTGTTAGAATTTGCCCGAAAATAGATAGAAAATTACGAAAAAGATCTGATCGAGACAATGTAAGTAATGTAAGTTTGTTTTTAATATTGTGATTAAAGAGCAAATTGTTTACCTGAATCAATAATCCATTACTCTTTTCGGTCTACACTACCAATAATTATTGAATTTATATGCTTAGCCATATGAGTAATGAAGCAAGAATTTGTTGTTATATTTCAACACTTCATACCATTAAGCTGAGCGTAACTGTGTTTATCATTTTAAATATACTTATCTGGAGAGATTTCTCACATGAAAAAGACCAAAATCGTTTGTACGATTGGCCCAAAAACTGAATCAGTAGAAAAACTAACTGAATTAGCAAATGCTGGCATGAACGTAATGCGCCTTAACTTCTCACACGGCGATTTCCAAGAGCACGGCAACCGTATCGATAATCTTCGTCAAGTAATGAAGAACACAGGTAAGCAACTTGCTATCCTTCTTGATACTAAAGGTCCTGAAATCCGTACTATCAAACTAGACAACGGCAATGATGTCGCTCTAGTTGCTGGTCAAGACTTCACATTTACAACTGACGTTTCAGTTGTAGGTAATAAAGACGTTGTTGCTGTTACTTACCCAGGTTTTGCAAAAGATCTTGTTACTGGTAACACTATCCTTGTTGATGACGGTCTAATTGAAATGGAAGTAGTTTCGACTACTGAAACTGAAGTTAAATGTAAAGTTCTTAACAACGGTGACCTAGGCGAAAACAAAGGTGTTAACCTTCCTGGTGTTTCAGTTAAGCTTCCAGCTCTTTCTGAAAAAGATAAAGCTGACCTTAAATTTGGTTGTGAGCAAGGCGTTGATTTCGTTGCTGCATCTTTTATTCGTAAAGAAGAAGATGTTAAAGAAATCCGTGCTCTACTTGTTGCTAACGGCGGCGAGCACATCCAAATCATCTCTAAGATTGAAAACCAAGAAGGTGTAGATAACTTCGATTCAATCCTAGAAGCTTCTGACGGTATTATGGTTGCTCGTGGTGATCTTGGTGTTGAAATCCCTGTTGAAGAAGTAATCTTTGCACAGAAGATGATGATCGAGAAATGTAATCGCGCACGTAAAGTTG
The Aliivibrio salmonicida LFI1238 genome window above contains:
- a CDS encoding multifunctional CCA addition/repair protein, whose translation is MQIYLVGGAVRDSLLNIDVKDKDWVVVGSTPTHMNSLGYQSVGQDFPVFLHPRTKEEYALARTERKSGQGYKGFTCYAEADVTLEEDLLRRDLTINAIAQSDKGLLIDPYHGQEDLKNRLLRHVSNAFVEDPLRVLRVARFAARFHYLGFTIAPETMQLMKTLVSSGELSHLTPERVWQEWEKSLSSKHPNIFLSVLKECGALAVVLPEIDALFGVPQPEQWHPEIDTGMHTLMVSQQASLLSTSLPIRFAAQVHDLGKGITPESEWPSHKMHCHTGIKVIKNLCKRVRVPNEYKELALLVCEHHTNVHRASELRAQTFIKIFDKMDLWRKPERLESILLCCQADHAGRLGLELNPYPQKERMESAFNAAQHVEVKEVVAAGFKGPEIRDELTKRRIEAVKVALLIN
- a CDS encoding undecaprenyl-diphosphate phosphatase, yielding MTYFEAFFLALLQGFTEFLPISSSAHLILPSEVLGWSDQGLAFDVAVHVGTLAAVVMYFRKEVVTLLSAWTFSIVKKEHNKESKLAWLIILSTIPAAVCGLMFKDFIEVYLRSAWVIAITTIVFGLLLWWVDKNSTLVKDEYEMTWKKALFLGIAQAAAMIPGTSRSGITITAALYLGFTREAAARFSFLMSIPIITLAGSYLGLKLALSDAIIHFGFLGTGIIVSFISAYICIHFFLKLISSMGMTPFVIYRLLLGTSLLAWLALT
- the folK gene encoding 2-amino-4-hydroxy-6-hydroxymethyldihydropteridine diphosphokinase encodes the protein MSTVYIGVGSNIDPEKHAKIAITELKQLGKLKKVSTIYEAEPVGFSGDNFFNFVVELETKHSLSLLGDYLRAIEIKWGRKPQAQKNQDRTLDLDILLYDNVVSKLAPTLPRSDLFKFAFVILPMVELNPELVIPSTDKTISEIWAGFPRTQSLTPVTLTLII
- the folB gene encoding bifunctional dihydroneopterin aldolase/7,8-dihydroneopterin epimerase, with amino-acid sequence MDLVFIKQLEVITTIGVYEWEQGIKQKLVLDIDMAHDNKPAADSDNVEQCLNYAEVSDAVTAHIQQGRFLLVERVAEEIAELIMTRFSVPWVRIHLSKPGAVVNAHSVGVVIERGSK
- the plsY gene encoding glycerol-3-phosphate 1-O-acyltransferase PlsY, yielding MTPLALIMIIIAYLLGSISSAVLICRLRGLPDPRTSGSQNPGATNVFRLGGKGAAGLVLLCDILKGMLPVWGGYFLESNPLLLGIIAIAACLGHMYPLFFHFKGGKGVATALGALAPIGLDLTGLLFGTWVVIVLITGYSSLASMATALLAPLFTWLVKPQYTLPVAMLSCLIVLKHHENIRRFFAGKEKKIW
- the tsaD gene encoding tRNA (adenosine(37)-N6)-threonylcarbamoyltransferase complex transferase subunit TsaD encodes the protein MRILGIETSCDETGVAIYDDEKGLLAHQLYSQVKLHADYGGVVPELASRDHVKKTIPLIQAALNDAGMTKDDIDGIAYTAGPGLVGALLVGSTIGRSIAYAWDVPAIPVHHMEGHLLAPMLEDNPPEFPFVALLVSGGHTLMVEVKGIGDYQILGESVDDAAGEAFDKTAKLMGLDYPGGPRLSKLAEAGVKGRFKFPRPMTDRPGLDFSFSGLKTFAANTIRANDDDEQTRADIAFAFQEAVADTLAIKCRRALKQTGMKRLVMAGGVSANTYLRQELEAMMKKIGGEVFYPRTEFCTDNGAMIAYAGMQRLKNGETTDLAVQAKPRWPIDQLAPIK
- the rpsU gene encoding 30S ribosomal protein S21; this translates as MPVVKVRENEPFDVALRRFKRSCEKAGILSEVRRREHYEKPTTVRKRAKAAAQKRHAKKLSRENARRVRLY
- a CDS encoding GatB/YqeY domain-containing protein: MALIEQLKDEQKLAMKAKDKLRLGTIRLALSEIRQREIDGHTTLSDDDIIAVLTKMVKQRRDSVSQFTAAGRDDLADKESAEILVLDDFMPQALTDEEVAELLDKAIIESGAAGMQDMGKVMGVLKPQIQGRADMGKVSQLVKSKLA